In the genome of Paenibacillus sp. FSL R5-0766, one region contains:
- a CDS encoding methyl-accepting chemotaxis protein, with amino-acid sequence MKKRKTFKIFYKIGLGYLLVLAVLAGCILLIQNSTSQLQRELDFLVDHDMRVHALTYELERNMVDMETGKRGYIITGQDNYLDPYTQGKAQLITLRDELAALISDNPAQLALLEDIHTNMENWVQVAGEPMVALRQANNTQAIRDFFADDPGKRDMDQIRTALDTFRTNEHTLTDNRTEALKQKNTLLNLELYGALIVVAIISFITALVLSRAIVRNIRTVKQALNDIGSSNGDLTLRIATPMKDETRELAEAANTMLTGLQQMMLDVQSNAMILSTASDRLDKGVADSHLAGKEVATAMERVAEGADEQVALTQTMVAAMQQSLNGLNRVASSASDVAGRAVRTESIAVDGQQRIDNAVGKMSSIEQSFLSVQEAINEISKMSDQVINIADSMSGIARQTNLLALNAGIEAARAGDNGRGFAVVAAEIRNLADQSATSAKEITSILETVVAGVQSTVQVVDESTLHVNEGLRTIEDAGNAFSTITQHIHNLSGEVLEVSAVVEELTSGSEAVMKSINEVSAVVEDTASATEEVSAMTEEQLASLQEMSDTSKQLNEMSDALDQLVKRFKLA; translated from the coding sequence ATGAAAAAGCGAAAGACTTTTAAGATTTTTTATAAGATCGGATTAGGATATTTACTCGTACTGGCTGTACTGGCTGGTTGCATCCTGCTGATTCAGAACAGCACAAGTCAGCTCCAACGGGAACTGGATTTTCTGGTCGATCACGATATGCGGGTACATGCCCTCACCTATGAACTCGAAAGAAACATGGTAGATATGGAAACAGGTAAACGCGGTTACATCATCACGGGTCAGGACAATTATCTCGATCCCTACACCCAAGGAAAAGCGCAACTTATTACACTTAGAGATGAACTTGCTGCTTTAATTTCGGATAATCCGGCTCAACTTGCACTTTTGGAAGACATACATACTAATATGGAAAACTGGGTCCAGGTCGCTGGTGAACCTATGGTCGCCCTTCGTCAAGCCAATAATACACAGGCCATTCGAGATTTTTTCGCAGATGATCCAGGTAAAAGAGACATGGACCAGATTCGGACTGCTCTCGATACGTTTCGAACCAACGAGCATACGTTAACCGATAACCGTACAGAAGCACTGAAGCAAAAAAACACACTACTGAACCTGGAACTGTATGGGGCACTTATCGTTGTGGCTATTATCTCGTTCATCACTGCGTTGGTCCTGTCACGTGCCATTGTTAGAAACATTCGTACCGTGAAACAGGCATTAAATGACATTGGTTCTTCCAATGGTGACCTGACACTGAGAATCGCTACGCCAATGAAAGACGAAACTCGTGAACTCGCGGAGGCAGCCAATACAATGCTCACTGGTTTGCAGCAAATGATGCTGGACGTTCAGAGCAATGCCATGATTCTGAGTACAGCTTCGGATCGATTGGATAAAGGGGTTGCCGATAGCCATCTTGCAGGAAAAGAAGTTGCCACTGCCATGGAACGTGTCGCTGAAGGTGCTGATGAACAGGTTGCTCTTACGCAAACCATGGTAGCTGCGATGCAGCAATCCCTCAACGGCCTTAATCGTGTCGCCTCCTCGGCAAGTGACGTGGCAGGCCGTGCAGTTCGTACCGAATCCATTGCTGTGGATGGGCAACAGCGCATTGATAATGCTGTAGGTAAAATGAGTTCCATTGAACAATCCTTCCTCTCTGTACAGGAAGCCATTAATGAAATTTCGAAGATGTCTGATCAAGTGATCAACATTGCAGATTCAATGTCAGGTATTGCGAGACAAACCAATCTGCTTGCACTTAACGCCGGAATTGAAGCTGCCCGCGCTGGGGATAATGGACGTGGCTTCGCTGTTGTTGCCGCGGAAATCCGTAATCTTGCAGACCAAAGTGCAACATCAGCCAAAGAGATTACAAGTATATTGGAAACCGTGGTAGCAGGTGTTCAAAGTACGGTGCAGGTGGTTGATGAGAGCACTCTACATGTGAATGAAGGGTTGCGAACCATTGAGGATGCAGGTAATGCTTTTTCAACCATTACTCAGCATATTCATAACCTCAGTGGTGAAGTTCTGGAGGTATCTGCTGTTGTCGAGGAGTTAACTTCCGGTAGTGAGGCTGTGATGAAGTCCATCAATGAAGTATCGGCTGTTGTGGAAGATACTGCATCAGCCACGGAAGAAGTATCTGCAATGACGGAGGAACAACTTGCTTCTCTGCAGGAAATGTCTGACACGTCCAAGCAGTTGAATGAAATGTCCGACGCGCTTGATCAACTGGTTAAACGCTTCAAACTTGCATAA
- a CDS encoding HAD hydrolase-like protein — MNKEKVLLKPEAMIFDMDGTLFQTETLLLPAYQQLFDTLRAEGHFEGETPPEERMLGSLGMLLEDIWKVVMPEASEAAHRRADELLLQLEIEGLDQGSSQLYPGVKETLQALKQQGVRLFVASNGLEDYVKGVAFAHEIMPFFEGVYSAGQYKTPSKINLVQILLEKHRIQDAWMVGDRSSDVEAGKMNGQAVIGCAYAGFGRDEELAGSDVLISDFTELLRLYDEAE; from the coding sequence ATGAATAAAGAGAAGGTATTGCTCAAACCGGAAGCGATGATTTTTGACATGGATGGTACGCTGTTCCAGACAGAGACCCTGTTGTTGCCAGCTTACCAGCAACTATTTGATACATTGCGTGCCGAAGGGCACTTTGAAGGAGAAACTCCACCCGAGGAACGGATGCTGGGAAGTTTGGGCATGTTGCTTGAAGATATATGGAAAGTGGTTATGCCTGAGGCGTCGGAAGCGGCACATCGCCGGGCAGACGAACTGTTGCTTCAACTGGAGATTGAAGGGCTTGATCAAGGAAGTTCCCAATTGTATCCGGGGGTGAAAGAAACACTGCAAGCATTAAAACAACAAGGAGTGCGTCTTTTTGTCGCAAGTAACGGGCTGGAGGACTATGTGAAGGGTGTGGCGTTTGCACACGAGATTATGCCTTTCTTTGAAGGGGTATACAGTGCAGGCCAGTACAAGACTCCTTCCAAGATTAATCTGGTGCAGATCCTGCTTGAGAAACATCGCATTCAGGACGCATGGATGGTAGGGGATCGCTCTTCTGACGTGGAAGCGGGTAAAATGAACGGTCAGGCGGTCATCGGCTGTGCTTATGCCGGGTTTGGCCGTGATGAGGAGCTTGCGGGCTCAGATGTGCTCATCTCTGATTTTACAGAACTGCTGCGTCTGTATGAT